The Iamia sp. SCSIO 61187 genomic sequence GGACTACACCCAGTGGACCATCACGGTCCGCGAGGGCGTGACCTTCCACGACGGCACGCCCCTCACCGCCGAGGTGGTCAAGAACAACCTCGACGCCTACCGCGGCGCCGAGGGCCAGCACGCCCGGTCCCCGCTGCTGTTCCTGTTCGTCCTCGACAACATCGAGAGCGTCGAGGTCACCGGCGAGCGCGACGTCACCGTCACCACCAAGGTCCCGTGGGTCGGCTTCGACGGGTTCCTCTACTCCAGCGGTCGCCTCGGCATCACCGCCCAGGCCCAGCTGGACGACACCGAGAGCTGCAACACCGACCTGATCGGCACCGGCCCGTTCATGCTCGAGGACCCCTCCGACTGGGTCGAGGGTCGTGAGTTCCGGGCGGTGAAGAACCCCGACTACTGGCAGGAGGCGCCCGACGGCGAGCCCTACCCGTACCTCGACGAGCTCGTCTTCCAGCCCATCATCGAGTCCGAGCAGCGGGTCAACGCCCTGCTGAGCGGGGACATCGACCTGGCCCACTTCTCCGGCGCCCAGGACATCCTCGACCTCCGCGAGGAGGCCGAGGCCGGCACCGTCCGGGCCTACGAGACCAACGCCAACGGCGAGGTCGGCTTCCTCCAGCTGAACAACTCGAAGCCCCCGTTCGACGACGTGCGGGTGCGGCGGGCCATGGCCCTGGCGATCGACCGCGACGACTACCGCGAGGTCATCAACAAGGGCGCCGACTTCGAGAACGCCTCCGGCCCGTTCGCGCCCGGCTCGCCCGGCTACGTGGAGGACAGCGGCTTCCCGATGGCCCAGGACCTCGAGGAGGCCAAGCGCCTCATCGCCGAGTACGAGGCCGAGGTCGGCCCGATCCCGTCGCTCACCTACCAGGCGACGCCCGGTGCGGCGACCCAGGAGCTGGCCCTGTACCTCCAGCAGACCTTCGCTGAGATCGGGCTGGAGATCGACCTCCAGACGGTCCAGCAGGACGCCCTCATCGACAACGCCATCAGCGGCAGCTACGACATGATGGGCTTCCGGAACTACCCCGGTGGCGATCCCGACGAGCTCTACGTCTGGTTCAAGGGCCAGTCCCCGGTGAACTTCAGCCGGTTCGACGACCCCGAGGTCAACGAGCTGCTCGACCGGGGCCGGTCCGAGACCGACCCCGAGGCCCGCGCCGAGATCTACCAGGACCTCAACCGGCGCATGGGTGAGCAGGCCTTCAGCCTCTGGTCGACCTACACCACGTGGATGATCGCCTCGCAGCCCGGCGTCTACGGCTACGACGAGGCGACGATGCCGGACCTGCCCGACGGCAGCCGTCCGTCGCTGGGGCTGGCCGCCGGCCATCCCATGTACGGGCTCTGGATCACCGAGTAGCTCCGGCTCGACGCACGGAACCAGACCATGAGCCCCACCGCCTCCCGCATCCTCAAGACGATCGCGCGCAAGCTGATCCAGCTGTTCGTCGTGCTCTTCGCCGTCACCTTGTTCACGTTCCTGCTCGTGCGCTTCCTGCCCGGTGACCCCGAGGACCTGCTGGTCCCCGGGGCCGACAACACCGAGGACGAGCGGGCGAACCAGATCATTCGTGAGCAGAAGGAGGAGGTGCGGGAGGACATGGGGCTCGACGAGCCCCTCCCGGTCCAGTACCTCCAGTGGGTCGGTGGGGTGGCCACCGGGGACCTCGGCTTCGAGTACGGCAAGCAGAGCAAGGAGCCGGTGAGCGAGCGGGTCGGCCTGGCCCTCCCCTCGACCCTCCAGCTCGTCATCTACTCCCAGATCCTCGCCCTCGGGATCGCCATCCCGTTCGGCGTGCTGTCGGCCTACGGCCAGGCGGGGGTCAACTCGAAGTCGAAGGCGGTCCGCAAGGCGGGCAAGGTCTTCGACCGGGTGGCCAACGCGACCGCCTTCGGCATGCTCTCGCTCCCGAACTTCGCGGTGGCCCTGCTGCTGGCGTTCTGGGTGGGCGTCAAGCTGAACCCGTCGCTCCCGGAGTGGATGGACATCAGACCCCAGGGCTACGTGGCCTTCGGGAAGGATCCCCTGGACCACATCTTCTCGATGCTGCTGCCCTCCCTCAGCCTGGCCATCGGGCAGATCGCCGTCTACATGCGGGTCCTGCGCAGCGACCTCATCCAGACGCTGCAGGAGGACTTCATCCTCATGGCCAAGTCGAAGGGCATCTCGAACCGCCGGGTGCTCTGGCGCCACGCCCTGCGGCCCTCGAGCCTCACCCTCGTCACCATCGCCGGGTTGCAGATCGGCACGCTCATCGGCGGCACGGTGGTCATCGAGGTCATCTTCAACATCAAGGGCATGGGCTACCTGATCTTCGAGTCGATCCTGACCCGCCAGTACCTGATGCTGCAGAGCTGCGTGGCCATCGTCGCCGTGGGCTTCGTGCTGATCAACGCCCTCCTCGACATCCTCTACACCGCCCTCGACCCCAGGATCCGCCATGCCGGTTGACGCTCCGCCCGCCGCCGTCGACGCCGACGCCGCCGTCGGGGGCACCGGCGACGCCGCCGCCCCCGAGGGGTCCTCCAGCAAGCGGGGCCTTGGCACCGTGGGCTGGATCGCCGCGGCCTGGCTGATCTTCGTCGTGCTCATGGCGCTGCTGGCGCCGGTGCTGCCCATCGACGACCCCATCAAGCCCGACGCCGAGGCCGGCGCCGGTGCCCCGATCCTCACCGAGGGCCACCCCCTCGGCACCGACAAGAGCCGCCGCGACGTCCTCTCCCGCCTCGTGTGGGGGGCGCGGACCTCGCTCATCGTCGGCGTCGGCGCCGTGGCCGTCGGCCTGCTGATCGGGGGCGCCCTGGGCCTGGTGTCCGGGTTCCGCCGGGGCCGGGCCGACACCGCCCTGTCGAGCCTGTTCGACATCTTGCTGGCGTTCCCGCAGCTGGTGCTCGCCCTCAGCCTCGTCGCCTTCTTGAAACCGCCACCCCCTCAATCGGTGGGCGAGGGGGAGGCGGTCGAGGCCGCCGGCGGTCTGACCGCCGTCCAGATCCTCATCATCGCCATCGGGATCGTCGCCATCCCGCTGCTGGCCCGCATCACCCGGGCCACGAGCCTCACCTGGTCCCAGCGCGAGTTCGTCCTCGCCGGGCGGGCCCAGGGCGCCCGCGGCCTCCGCCTGATGATCCGCGAGGTCCTGCCCAACGTGCTGCCGGCCATGTTCTCGGTGGCCCTGCTCAGCATCGGCATCGCCATCATCGCCGAGGGCGGGCTCAGCGTCCTCGGGGTGGGCATCGAGGCCCCGCAGGCGTCGTGGGGGAACATGATCGCCGAGAACCGCAGCGTGTCCCGTGACCCGCTCAACGCCCTGTTCGCACCGATGTTCGTGGTGTTCCTCACGGTGATGGCGCTCAACTACCTGGGCGACGCCGTCCGCGAGCGCTTCGACGTCCGGGAGAGTGCACTGTGAGCGAGCATGCGAGCGTCCGGGAGACAGACACATGAGTGAGCCGATGCTCGTGGTCGACTCGCTGTCGACGACCTTCTCCAGCCCCAAGGGGCCCATCCGGGCCGTCGAGGACGTGTCGCTCGACCTCCGACGGGGCGAGACCCTCGGCATCGTGGGCGAGTCGGGGTCGGGCAAGTCGGTCCTGTCCCGCTCGATCATGGGCCTCGTCCCCGGCTACGCGACCCGCACGGGGAGCATCCGCTACGAGGGCACCGAGATGCTCGACGCCGGGCCCAAGGAGCTCCGCAAGATCTGGGGCGCCCAGATGGCGATGGTCTTCCAGGACCCGATGACGGCGCTGAACCCCGTGCAGAAGATCGGGGCCCAGATCACCGAGTCCATCCGCGAGCACCTCGACTACTCGAAGACCCAGCGCAAGGAGACGGCCATCGCCCTCCTCCGCTCGGTCGGCATCCCCGAGCCCGAGCGGCGCCTCAAGCAGTACCCGCACGAGCTCTCGGGCGGCATGCGCCAGCGCGTCGTCATCGCCATCGCCCTCGCCTGCGGGCCCCACCTGCTGTTCGCCGACGAGCCGACCACGGCCCTCGACGTGACGGTGCAGGCCCAGATCCTGGACCTGCTCGAGGCCCAGCAGGCCGAGCGCAACATGGCCGTGATCCTCGTGACCCACGACCTCGGCGTGGTGGCCACCCGAGCCGACCAGATCGCCGTGATGTACGGCGGTCGCATCGTCGAGCAGGCGCCGACCCGGGTCCTGTTCCGCCAGATGCGCCACCCCTACACCGAGGCCCTCCTGCGCTCGATCCCGCGCCTCGACCTGCCCAGCCACACCCGGCTGGAGGCGATCAGCGGCCGGCCGCCGGACCTGCTCAACCCGCCCCAGGGCTGCCGGTTCGCCGCCCGCTGCCCCCATGCCCAGCCCCAGTGCGTCGCCGAGGAGCCTCCTCTGATGGAGGACAGCCCCGGCCACTTCCACCGCTGCTGGTTCCCCGTCGGGATCGCGTCGGAGCAGACGACGATCGACTCCGTCGCCGCCGAGGCCCACGTCCGCCACGTCGGCGACGACATCGCCCGGGACTCCGACGTCGCGGGCGGGGGCGTGGCCCCGGGCCCCGCGGTCGACGGTCGCCCGCCTGCGGCCCCGGCCTCCGGGAAGGTCCCGATCGCCAAGGACAGCAACGCCGACACCACCCCCGAGGAGAACGCCTGATGGCCGGACGAGGACATGCCCACCTGGGCGATCCGGCCGAGGCGCTGCTGCGGGTGGAGGACCTCCACGTCCGCTTCCGCACCGGCCGGGGCACGGTGTACGCCGTCACCGACGTGTCGCTCGACATCCGCCGGGGGGAGACCCTGGGCCTCGTCGGCGAGTCGGGCTGCGGCAAGTCGACCACCGGTCGGGCGGTCATGCAGCTCCCCCCGCCGACCGAGGGCCGTGTGCTCTACGAGGGCGAGGACCTGGCCCAGCTCAGCGGCGAGGACCTGCGGCGGAGCCGCACCAAGCTGCAGATGATCTTCCAGGACCCGATCTCGTCGCTGAACCCGCGGCGCAAGGTCGAGGACATCGTGGCCGAGGGGCTCAAGATCTGGCAGCCCACGGGGTGGACGACCCTGGCGATCGCCGCCCTCGTCTTCACCGTGGTGGGGGCGCTGGTGACCCTGTCGATGTTCCTCGGCGGCGGCATCAGCACCATCGGCTTCTTCGGGGTCGTGGCCCTGCTGATCGGGATCGCCCTGGGGCTGATGCACTTCGCCGGCTTCGGGCAGGCGGAGGATCCGGGGATGGCACACCTCGTCGACGAGATCCTCGACGCCGTCGGGCTCGACCCGACCACCGCCCGGGGACGGCGCCCGCACCAGTTCTCGGGCGGCCAGTGCCAGCGCATCTCGATCGCCCGCGCCGTGGTGACCGAGCCCGACCTGATCATCTGCGACGAGCCGGTGTCGGCCCTCGACGTGTCGGTCCAGGCCCAGATCCTGAACCTGCTCGAGGATCTCAAGGCCCGCTACGGGCTGACGCTGGTGTTCATCGCCCACGACCTGGCCGTGGTGAAGAACGTCAGCGACCGGCTGGCGGTCATGTACCTGGGGCGCCTGTGCGAGGTCGGGACCCCCGACGTCATCTACTCCAACCCGGCGCACCCGTACACCAAGCTCCTGCTCGAGGCGATCCCCGAGCCCGACCCGGACCACCGGGACAAGGAGCGGGCGCCGCTGCAGGGCGAGCTGCCCTCGCCCCTCGCCCCCCCGAGCGGGTGCCACTTCCGCACCCGCTGCCCCCGGGCCGAGGAGGACTGTGCCGAGCTGGTCCCGGAGATGGCCCCCACGGGCGACGGACGCTTCGTCGCCTGCCACCACCCGCTGGTGGAGACGGTGGTCGACATCGGCTCGGCGACGCGCCAGGCCTGATCGAGCCATCGGGGTCGTGGAGGGCGCCAGGCGATGACGACACGGAGGGGCCACCGCGCGACCCGCCTCGATCCCGAGGTGCGCCGGGAGCTGATCCTCGACGCGGCCGAGCGGGTCCTCACGTCTCGGCTGCCGGCCGAGGTCACCTTCGAGGAGATCGCCGACGCCGCCGACGTGTCGCGCGGCCTCGTCTACAACTACTTCAAGGACCGCACCGGGCTGCTGGTGGCCCTGGCCGAGCGGACGCTGGTGCGCCTCGACCGGGAGGTCGACGGGGCCCTCGACCCCGGCACCGACCTGTCCGAGCAGGTGATCGCCCTCGGCCGGGCCTACGCCCGCCACGCCCGGACCAACGCCGACACCTGGAAGATGCTCTCCCGCAGCGGCCTGCTCGACCACCCGTCGGTCGTCGGGGCCCGCATGGTGCGGGTGGAGCGGATCGCCGTCCGCTGGGGCGGCACCCCCGAGGCGCACCTGGCCGCCTGGTCGGTGACCGGGCTCTACGAGCTCACCGGCTTCAACCCACTCCCCTCCGAGGTCTCCGGCGAGGACCTGGCCCACTTCCTCTGCGACCTGCTCGCCCCCCTCGAGGCCCGCGGCGTCGTCCCGACGTAGGCCGCGGACCCGCCCGTCGCGGCGGGGTCAGGTGATCTCGGTGCCGTCGGGTCTGGTGATGTGCCAGGTGCCGGTGGGGTCGCGCCAGGTGGTGTAGCCGTGGGTGCGGAGTCGGTTGTGCCTCCCGCAGGCGGGTCCCCCGTTGCGGGGGTTGGTACTCCCGCCACCGTCTCCGTTGCGTCCTCCCTGGTCGCTCCAGGGGGTGAGGTGGTCGCTTTGGCAGTCGGTGACCGGGACGTGGCAGCCGGGCCAGTAGCAGGTGGTCGATGAGAGCTTGACGGCCAGGGCGGCGGGGCCGGTGAAGAGGCGGCTCTTGCGGCCGAGGTCGATCACGACCGAGTCGGAGCCGACCACCACCCGCCGGACGTGGCCGATGAGGGCCTGGGCGACGGCGGCGGTGGCCTCGATGGGGTTGCCGTCGAGGGTGGAGCACCGCCGGCCGATGGCGGGGAACAGCTTGAAGGCGTCGTCGACGGGGGTGGGGTCGATGCCGGCGAGGCGGGCGGCGATGTGTTCGAAGGTGCGGTGGTCGATGACCACGTTGGTCACCACCTGCGACCCACCGGTGCTGGTGGCGTGGTGGGCGGCGGCGGAGCGGAAGATCTCCTCGAGGGCGTCGAAGCGGCGCTGGGCGTCGGTGCGGGGCAGGTCCGCCTGGGTGGCGGCGTCGCCGTGCTCGGCCCGGGCCTTGTCCCAATCAGCGAGGGTCTCGGCCTTGAGCTGGGCCTGGAAGATCGACCACAGCTCGGCCCCGACCAACGAACCACACCGCCCGGTGATCTCCCAGCCGCCGTCGAAGTTCTGGTGCAACCGGGCGTCACGCTTGTCGTGGGCGGCCTGGTCGCGGTCGCGGGTGCCGTCCTCGTCGACGAGGCTCACCCACTCCCGGACCTTCTGATCGAAGACCCGGTACGTGTTGGTCTGGGCTTCGGTGGCGAAGGAGGCCTCGTTGGCCTCCACCGCATCCCGGACCCGCGGGTTGGCATGAGCGCGAGCGATCCGCTCGACCTGGCAGCGACCGATCGCCCCCTCGGCGAACGCGGCCCCGACGGTGGGCAGGGACCGGAGGGCCTTGGCACACGCGGCCCGCCGGGCCGCCTCCCGGGTCGAGAGGTTGGCGTGATGGCGGACCATCACCTTGGCCGACGCATGCCCGTCGCCGGCATGGAACCCGCTGCGGTCGATCTCGGCCACCAGGTCGATCTGGACGGACTGGACCTTGCGGCCCAGGGTCTCCACCCCGACGGTCAGGGCCCGGGCCTCGGCGACATCGTCCGGGGCCACCCCGACCCGCTGGAGGGTGTCGACCGCCGCGATGGCAGCCGCGAGCGCCTCCGCCCTCGTCGGATCGCACACCGTCTCCATGCCCCCGACCCTACGCCAGGGGTGTGACAGTCAAGCGGCCGCAAACCCAGTCCCCACAAGGGTTTGGGGTGAACCAACACCCCACCCGGGACCCGGGACGTGAAGGCCCGCTCGACGTCCGCCGACCACCTCGTCGCACGACCCCGATCCGGCGATAGGGGACGGTCGGGCCGGGTCTCGAGTCGGTGGCTGGCGTTGTCGGGCGCACGTTCGCCGATTCCCACGCAGGCACGCGCGACCCGGCGTCTACTGTCCGAGCCGTGACTCCCGAAGAGGTCCTCGTGCTCTATGGCCGAGCCTGGTTCGAGCGCGATCGGGACCAGCGCATCGAGGCCCTGCGGAAGGCGTGCACCGAGGACATCCTCTTCGTCGATCCCCAGCTCGGGCGGCTCCACGGGTTGGAGGCTGTGGCCGACATGATCGGTGGCTACATGAACGCGCCAATGGAAGGCCATGAGGCCGAGGATCGAGAGTAGCGCGCTCGAGGGATGTCGGGCTCCGGGGTCTCGGTCGAGGTTGTCACTCCGATCGAGTCGTTCCACGACTTCTACCGCTACTCGTACATCTGGCACTTCCCCGACGGCTCCAGCTCGGGCGGCACGTCGTTCTGCGAGCGCGCATCCGATGGGCGGATCCGTCTGATCACGGTCTGGCCGGGGTCACGCCACTTCCCCATCCCGCCGTCCTCGCGGACGGACGATCCAGAGGTCTGAACTCAGCCGATGCGGCGGCGCCACGCCCACCGAACCGACGTCATGGGGCAGCGACGAGGCCGAGAGAAGGCAGGTCCGCTCGAAGCTTGTCGTCGTCGACGAACCAGTAGCCGGCGCCGCCGAGTGCCTTCCATGCCTCGACGAGGTCGAGGCGGTTGTCGATGAGCAGGGCTTTCGATCGCGAGCCGGTGAAGGCGAGTCGTTGGAGGGCGATGTTGCAGAGTGCGGACTTGTCCGCGGTCCCCTCGGCAGCGGAGGTGACGATGACGTCGAACACCACGTCGAGCCTGTGCGCGGGCACCACGACGTCGGTGAGGAGGTCGGGGTTCACGGTCACGAGGGCTTGCGGCAGAAGGCGCGCCGATGCCATGCGCCAGGCTGTCTCGTTGAAGTCGATGCTCTCGCAGCAGCGACGGGCGTGGGATCTGACCGCGGTGGCGGTCATGCCACTGCGGTCTGCGAGCTCCCGGAAGATCTCGTCGGCTCCGATCTGTCCGATGTTCCAGGCGTCAGCTTGAGCCGCCATCACATCCATCCAGACGGAGTCCCAGGTCGGACACTCGAGTGGTGCACGGCGCATCCACCGCTCGTCAACGAGAGTGTCTCCGAAGTCCCACAGCAAAGCAGCCGGAGTCATGGAGGCAACGTCCCACGCAGGACCCTCGAGGGCGACCACCCGATACGGTCCCGGGCTCGGCGGTCGTCGATAGCGAGGTGCCGGGGCCGGTTCGCCGACAGCGGAGTGCCCTCCGCTCTGATCGCGGTCGCGTCGAGATCCAGTGCTGCGATCACCCGCTGCGCGATCTCGTAGCGGCTCAGGGTCTCCGGGCCCGGCAGGTGCCATGCTCCCGCCCGGTCGGCGGGAGCGAGCAGGGCGATCCGCCACAGCGCGTCGGCGAGCTCCGGCGCAGCGGCGGGCTGACGAAGCTCATCGTCGAACCAGGCCGTTGGCTCGTCGAGGGCTGCGCCGCGACGGATGCGCGCCACGACGTGATCGTCGGGGTCGATCGAGACGATCAACGGCAGGCGCACGATGGCTGACCCCTCGGCACGCTCGGCCACGACCGCTTCGGCCTGCGCCTTCCACCTGCCGTAGCTCCAGATCGGGTCCGGCCTGGCGTCTTCACCCCGTGGTGAGCCGTCTCCAGAGAACACGGCGTCGCTCGAGACGAAGAGAACTGCTGCCCCCGCTCTCTGGGCCGCGTCGACGACGTTCTCGGTCGCGCCGACGATCGATTCCTGATCGTGCGAGTACGCCGCATGGAGCATGAGCGACGGTCCAACCGTGTTCACAGCAGAGACGACGGCGATCGAGTCTCGCAGGTCGGCGATGACACCTCCGGCCGATCCCAGGCCCGTGCGGTGGGTCAGCCCGACCACCTCAACCCCCTCGGGGGCCTTCCGGCGAAGCCATGTCCCCAACAGTCCGGAAGCGCCCGTCAACAACACGGCCCCGGTCATCGCCAACCAACCTACGAGGCGGGCTTCAGCGCGGGCGGTCAAGCGCTCGACCGAGGGCGTCGACGACCGGTGCGTCCACTCAGTCTGGCTGTTGCCCCACCCGCGGCAGGAGACTGCTAGGGGTGTCCCCCATGTGCCGTTGGGGGACGGCCCGGGCGTTGGCTGACGCGGCGCTCGACACAGGTGACGGCGGGCCGTCTGCGGACGTCGCCTAGATGCCGAAGCTGGCTTCTTCGACTCGGGCGAGGGCATCGGGCTCGCCGGTGAGGGTCACGTCGGCCTGGGGCTTGCGGCCGTAGAGGTAGAGCAGGATCTCGACGGGGTCGCCGGTGACCACCGCTCCCCCGTCGCCCTTGCCGCTGGCCTGGACCGGGTCGGACCCGGGGCGCACGAGGCGGAGGCCCGTCCCACCCAGCTTCCCGGGGGCGACGAGCAGCCGGGCCCCTCGGCGCAGGAGGGCCCACACGGCGTCCTGGAGCTCGACGTCGTCGGGGCGGGGGCCGAGGCCGGCCGGGCGGCGAACGTCCTCGTGGTGGACGACGTACTCGATCGTGTTGGCCAGCCTGCCTACGGGGCGCAGGGCCATGGGGCCGATCGGGGGGCCGGTGCGCACCCGCTCGACGACGCCCTCGTAGCCGTGGCGGTCGAGCTCGCGGGCCATGAGCTTCTCGGTCGTGCCCTCGAACCGGCCGCCGAGCAGGATCCCCGGGGCGGAGAGGGGGTTGCGCTCGCGCACCACCAGGTGGGCCGCCAGGTCTGCCGTGGACCACTCGCCGCACAGGGTGGGGGCATCGGGCCCCTGGGCCAGGAACAGGTCGCAGAGCGCCGCCCGTTCGCGCTGGTCGACGTCGGCTGCCATGGGGGGAGCGTACGGCGCACGTGGCAGGATCGACAGATGGCCAAGCAGCCCGACATGCAGATCGACGAGAGCACCCGCTACCAGGTGGTGATCGCCACCGACAAGGGTGACATCACCATGGTCCTCGACCCCGCCCTCGCCCCCGTGACCGTCAACAACTTCGTGGTCAAGGCCCGCGAGGGGTTCTACGACGGGCTCACGTTCCACCGGGTGGTCCCCGGCTTCGTCATCCAGGGCGGCGACCCCAAGGGGACCGGCACCGGCGACGGCGGCTACAAGTTCGCCGACGAGCCGGTGCGGGCCGACTACATCCTGGGCGCCGTGGCCATGGCCAACGCCGGGCCCAACACCAACGGCACCCAGTTCTTCATCTGCATCGAGGACTGCACCCGCAAGCTCGACAAGCTCTACAACCTCTTCGGCTTCGTCACCAGCGGCATCGAGGTCGCCCAGGCCATCGAGAAGGGCGACAAGATGAACACCGTGACCGTCACCGAGAAGACCGACTGACGGACCGAGGCCGTGAGCGGTCTGAACCTGGCGGCGGCGCAGCACGCCATCGCCGCCGCCGTCCCTGACCGGCCGGCGCTGATCTGGCGGGGCACGACGTGGACGTGGGCCGAGGTGGCCCACCGCACGGCGTGCCTCGCCCGGGTCCTGCGCGCCCACGACATCGGCCTGCGGGAGGCGCCGGCGGGCGAGGGGTGGGAATCGCCCCACGACCACGTCGCCCTCGTCCTCCTGAACGGGAACGAGTACCTCGAGGGCATGGTCGGGGCCTGGCGGGCGCGGGCCGCGGCCGTCAACATCAACTGGCGCTACACCGCCCCCGAGATGGCCGAGGTCCTCGCCGACGCCCGGGCCGCGGCGGTCGTCTACCACGGGCGCTACGCCGAGGTCGTGGGCGAGGCCCTCGCCCTGCTCCCCGAGCAGCCCCGCCTGCTCCTGCGCGTCGCCGACGGCACGCCCGGCTCGCTCCTCCCCGGAGCGCTCCCCTACGAGGACGCCCTCGCCACCGCCATCCCCCTGGCCCCCGACCCCGCCTGGTCGGGCGACGACCGCTACATCGTCTACACCGGCGGAACCACGGGACGGCCCAAGGGGGTCCTGTGGCGCCAGGACGACTTCGCCGCCACCTGCCTCGGGGTCCGGGGGACGCCCCAGGACCTGGCGGCCCGGGCCGCCGCCCGAGGGCCGCTGCGCACCCTCCCGGCCGCCCCGTTCATGCACGGCGCCGCCCACTGGAACGCCCTGAGCGCCTGGCTCGCCGGCGGCACCGTGGTGGTGCAGGACGTCGTCGACCGCTACGACCCCGCCGACGTGATCGCCACGTGCGTCCGCGAGCAGGCCACCGCCCTGTTGATCGTGGGCGACGCCTTCGCCCGGCCCCTGGTCGAGGAGCTCCGGGCCCGCCCGGCGTCGCTGCCCCTGCGCCACCTGCTCACCGGCGGGACGATCCTCTCGGCCCCGGTCAAGCAGGCCCTGATCGAGCTGATCCCCGGGGTGCGGATCGTCGACGTGCTGGGCTCCTCGGAGACCGGGCGCCAGGCGGTCACGTCCTCCGACGAGCGGGCCGCGGCCACGTCGGGGACGTTCCGACCCGAGGAGACCACCGTCATCGTGTCCGAGGACCGGACCCGCGTCCTCTCCCCCGCCGAGGACGACATCGGGTGGATGGCCCAGGCCGGGCGGGTCCCGCTGGGCTACCTGAACGACCCGGAGAAGTCCGAGGCCACCTTCCCCACCATCGACGGCGTGCGGTACTCCGTGGCCGGGGACCGGGCCCGGTGGCGCCCCGACGGGACCCTCGAGCTGCTCGGCCGGGAGGCGGTGGTGATCAACACCGGTGGCGAGAAGGTCTACGCCGAGGAGGTCGAGATGGCGCTCGCCCACCACCCCGGCGTGGCCGACTGCCTCGTCGTGGGCCGACCCCACGAGCGCTTCGGCAGCGAGATCGTCGCCGTCGTCGCCCCCCGC encodes the following:
- a CDS encoding ABC transporter substrate-binding protein, whose translation is MAGACGGKKGGGGGGSGEDAADVEPVRGGSATYGVEAETGDGWCLQEGQLAISGILVARSIYDTLTAPNEDGEYVPYLAEAVEPSEDYTQWTITVREGVTFHDGTPLTAEVVKNNLDAYRGAEGQHARSPLLFLFVLDNIESVEVTGERDVTVTTKVPWVGFDGFLYSSGRLGITAQAQLDDTESCNTDLIGTGPFMLEDPSDWVEGREFRAVKNPDYWQEAPDGEPYPYLDELVFQPIIESEQRVNALLSGDIDLAHFSGAQDILDLREEAEAGTVRAYETNANGEVGFLQLNNSKPPFDDVRVRRAMALAIDRDDYREVINKGADFENASGPFAPGSPGYVEDSGFPMAQDLEEAKRLIAEYEAEVGPIPSLTYQATPGAATQELALYLQQTFAEIGLEIDLQTVQQDALIDNAISGSYDMMGFRNYPGGDPDELYVWFKGQSPVNFSRFDDPEVNELLDRGRSETDPEARAEIYQDLNRRMGEQAFSLWSTYTTWMIASQPGVYGYDEATMPDLPDGSRPSLGLAAGHPMYGLWITE
- a CDS encoding ABC transporter permease, producing the protein MSPTASRILKTIARKLIQLFVVLFAVTLFTFLLVRFLPGDPEDLLVPGADNTEDERANQIIREQKEEVREDMGLDEPLPVQYLQWVGGVATGDLGFEYGKQSKEPVSERVGLALPSTLQLVIYSQILALGIAIPFGVLSAYGQAGVNSKSKAVRKAGKVFDRVANATAFGMLSLPNFAVALLLAFWVGVKLNPSLPEWMDIRPQGYVAFGKDPLDHIFSMLLPSLSLAIGQIAVYMRVLRSDLIQTLQEDFILMAKSKGISNRRVLWRHALRPSSLTLVTIAGLQIGTLIGGTVVIEVIFNIKGMGYLIFESILTRQYLMLQSCVAIVAVGFVLINALLDILYTALDPRIRHAG
- a CDS encoding ABC transporter permease, which translates into the protein MPVDAPPAAVDADAAVGGTGDAAAPEGSSSKRGLGTVGWIAAAWLIFVVLMALLAPVLPIDDPIKPDAEAGAGAPILTEGHPLGTDKSRRDVLSRLVWGARTSLIVGVGAVAVGLLIGGALGLVSGFRRGRADTALSSLFDILLAFPQLVLALSLVAFLKPPPPQSVGEGEAVEAAGGLTAVQILIIAIGIVAIPLLARITRATSLTWSQREFVLAGRAQGARGLRLMIREVLPNVLPAMFSVALLSIGIAIIAEGGLSVLGVGIEAPQASWGNMIAENRSVSRDPLNALFAPMFVVFLTVMALNYLGDAVRERFDVRESAL
- a CDS encoding ABC transporter ATP-binding protein, which gives rise to MSEPMLVVDSLSTTFSSPKGPIRAVEDVSLDLRRGETLGIVGESGSGKSVLSRSIMGLVPGYATRTGSIRYEGTEMLDAGPKELRKIWGAQMAMVFQDPMTALNPVQKIGAQITESIREHLDYSKTQRKETAIALLRSVGIPEPERRLKQYPHELSGGMRQRVVIAIALACGPHLLFADEPTTALDVTVQAQILDLLEAQQAERNMAVILVTHDLGVVATRADQIAVMYGGRIVEQAPTRVLFRQMRHPYTEALLRSIPRLDLPSHTRLEAISGRPPDLLNPPQGCRFAARCPHAQPQCVAEEPPLMEDSPGHFHRCWFPVGIASEQTTIDSVAAEAHVRHVGDDIARDSDVAGGGVAPGPAVDGRPPAAPASGKVPIAKDSNADTTPEENA
- a CDS encoding oligopeptide/dipeptide ABC transporter ATP-binding protein: MAGRGHAHLGDPAEALLRVEDLHVRFRTGRGTVYAVTDVSLDIRRGETLGLVGESGCGKSTTGRAVMQLPPPTEGRVLYEGEDLAQLSGEDLRRSRTKLQMIFQDPISSLNPRRKVEDIVAEGLKIWQPTGWTTLAIAALVFTVVGALVTLSMFLGGGISTIGFFGVVALLIGIALGLMHFAGFGQAEDPGMAHLVDEILDAVGLDPTTARGRRPHQFSGGQCQRISIARAVVTEPDLIICDEPVSALDVSVQAQILNLLEDLKARYGLTLVFIAHDLAVVKNVSDRLAVMYLGRLCEVGTPDVIYSNPAHPYTKLLLEAIPEPDPDHRDKERAPLQGELPSPLAPPSGCHFRTRCPRAEEDCAELVPEMAPTGDGRFVACHHPLVETVVDIGSATRQA
- a CDS encoding TetR/AcrR family transcriptional regulator codes for the protein MTTRRGHRATRLDPEVRRELILDAAERVLTSRLPAEVTFEEIADAADVSRGLVYNYFKDRTGLLVALAERTLVRLDREVDGALDPGTDLSEQVIALGRAYARHARTNADTWKMLSRSGLLDHPSVVGARMVRVERIAVRWGGTPEAHLAAWSVTGLYELTGFNPLPSEVSGEDLAHFLCDLLAPLEARGVVPT
- a CDS encoding DUF222 domain-containing protein; protein product: METVCDPTRAEALAAAIAAVDTLQRVGVAPDDVAEARALTVGVETLGRKVQSVQIDLVAEIDRSGFHAGDGHASAKVMVRHHANLSTREAARRAACAKALRSLPTVGAAFAEGAIGRCQVERIARAHANPRVRDAVEANEASFATEAQTNTYRVFDQKVREWVSLVDEDGTRDRDQAAHDKRDARLHQNFDGGWEITGRCGSLVGAELWSIFQAQLKAETLADWDKARAEHGDAATQADLPRTDAQRRFDALEEIFRSAAAHHATSTGGSQVVTNVVIDHRTFEHIAARLAGIDPTPVDDAFKLFPAIGRRCSTLDGNPIEATAAVAQALIGHVRRVVVGSDSVVIDLGRKSRLFTGPAALAVKLSSTTCYWPGCHVPVTDCQSDHLTPWSDQGGRNGDGGGSTNPRNGGPACGRHNRLRTHGYTTWRDPTGTWHITRPDGTEIT